Below is a genomic region from Cloeon dipterum chromosome 2, ieCloDipt1.1, whole genome shotgun sequence.
AATATTCAAGGTGAAAAGCTATAGTAGACAATATAATGCGACTCgcaaataaaacgttttatgtTTTCTTCAGATTTGCAATTCTCATATTATACGATTTTTGCGATTTCTGCTAACGGCTCAGTTTACGCATGGGGAAGCAATGGTAATGGACAGCTTGGACTGGGTACGAAAAAAGACACCTTGATCCCAACCAAAATACAAGGAATTTTGGCAACCAAAAGAGTTGTTCAAGTTGCCTGCAGCTATTATTACCATACTCTGGCTTTAACCTCGGAAAGAGaggtttcaataaattaaatgtctttaaaattaatttacaatttctaAATACGACACTCGCAAGGTCTTCTCCTTTGGTCGTAACGATTTCGGGCAGTTGGGACTGGGACGCAAAAGAGACCAAACTCTTCCAATAAAATTGGACGTTTCTGCAGCTGGGGGAGTTGTGACCGCCATCGCATGTGTATATAAATCATCTCTAGCACTCTTAGACTCAGGAGAGGTGAAAATGATATATATTTCGtgaattttatcttatttGTCAGCAgcatcatttttgtttaaattaggtgctatttataaaaaaatggaacattATGTAATACCTATATATGCATAGTTAATACTTAATATTCACTTTAAAGTTGTTAGCTTGGGGGAAAAATGAAGATGGCATTCTTGGCCAAGATGAAGAAGACGTGGAGGAGCAAAACATTCCTCGCAAAGTGCCTGGCTTGGAAGGAAtcacaattacaaaaattgtttgtggaCATAATCATGCCCTGGCCTTATCAAACGATGGAAAGGTCTACTCTTGGGGATGGAACGGATCAGGCCAGCTTGGAAATGGAACCAATAAAAGTTCACACCAACCAACTTTGATATCTGGAAAATTTGGCAggtaaagtaaaaaattacaagcaTCAATGCCGATGtagattgaaatatttgtgtgacaaaaattgtgaataaattaatttatggacAGGATAAGAGACTTAGCTGCTAATTACAATCACCATGTTAGTGCTGCAGTCACAGAAGCAGATGAAGTATTCACTTGGGGTGAATTCAATGGTgggattttttatcttcaaaaataaaaattaaacatgacCCAcacgaattaaatttcaaggcCAAAAACACCTCATTCCGACAAAAACCTCATTCACAACACTGGATGAAGTTTTTgcgaaaattccaaattacGCCCTTACATTTCGACCATTGCGTACAAATCTTGATGATGAGCCAACAGATGAAAGGAACGCCACAAACGAATTGCCGGAATGGTTCAAAAAATCGTTTGGTGACGTCGTAAGTAATATtacacatttatttcaaaaatgtataacACTGCGACTAATCATGAGATATATAGGAATCTGCTGACGTTGTTTTTGTGGTCGAGGGAAAGAAAATCCACgcgcacaaaaatattttgataatgcGTTGCACCGTCTTCAGGACCATGTTCTTGGGCAATTGGAAAGAAAGCAACGAAAGGTAATATTTTAGCTTGCGAATTAACAAAAACTTAATATTAATAGGGAGCAAATCATCGAGAACCACAGCTACGATGcatttttcgcctttttgaAATACTTCTACACCAACGAGGTTGATTTGCAGCCAGATTTGGCTCTAGGTAAATAACTTGAATTGTTTTGGTGTctgtttttgaataattaatttataaagagGTTTACGCCTTGGCCCACTTCTATCAAATGACTGATCTGCAAAAGGAGTgcttgaaaatgattaaaagaGGCCTGACCGTGGATAACGCTGCTTTGATTTACGACAATGCAATTCAACTTGGTGCCGAGGTAcctaattactttttaaaatttaatttctggtCTAGactctaatttcaatttaggaACTTAAGGAGTTCATTTTGAAGTTCTGCAAGAAGCACATGAATGCTGTTGTGGAGAGTGATGGCTTCAAGCTCTTGAACAGCGATGTCGTGAAAGATTTCGTCCTTCGTGCTGCGCAGCAAGgagtgtttaaaaaatgattagtAGGCGATATTTCCTCTGCTGTGGGATGCAGATTGCAtgctcaatttttgaaaattttgtttcttattcgataattattaatttcgatGGGTGTTATCTCTGTAATGCGCGTGGCTTCTTTGCTCTTATCTTTTGTTCTTTTCTTGACTGCGCCTCCGTGAGCGACCAgatagttaaaatttcacaaaaatcacCACCTTAGTTTTTACGATCGTTCCACTCGTCAgcgtaaattttgtaattatgaGAGGAATAATTGCTTGTTCTAttctatattaaaatttaaaataaatattctaaacaCTAATCATTCTGATCTACTGTAATTTCAATCCCTTATTTAATCATCGCTTAATTGCAGACTTTGGACGGAAGACTGATTTCCATCAAATCGAATGCTGTCGTTCTTATCTGACATGGTGCGGTCGTGTTTGATGATTTGATTAAATGGTTTTCTCCTCTTAGAAGTATTTTTTACAACACAGGCGTCGCTCTTGATAAGCCTAACGCAGTTTAAAGATGGTTTTGCGCGTCCTTATCTCATCTGCACTTACCTTATTCCCTTCAGAGCTCTTAATTTGGTGCAATATCGGAATACCTGGAAAAGTAGGGAATATTTGGAGTTATGGACGATGATTATCCTTGATTTTCGAGAAGGCGcgaatcattaaaaattaaatgtgaaattCAAAGTTGCggttctaaataaatattaaaaatttaattatttttaattgcgtttaataaattggaGTGGCGTTAATGCTTTTGAAGCGGAAAAGATAGAAAATCTGCAGTCCCGTCGATGAAGATGGACCCTACTTATACAATACCCATCGACAGGGGGCGCAGTTAAGGGGCGGGGGTAGGGGGCGAGGGGCCGAGGGGGGTTCGGACCCAAGATTTTTTTTGCCGCCACCCCATAGGGGCCCGGGGAGCCCCTTCGAAGCGAGCGGCCTCACTATGCtcctgtgtaaaaaaatcgccaaaacgGGGCCGATCGGGGTGTAACTCAAATGGTCGATGCGGGGTCGCCCACGAACGCGTTTTCAACGGAGAAACCCAAGATTCctcccataggcgaattaaaaaaaaataaaccaaaaggGGCCTCCGGGGCAGCGGGGAGTGCGAGGGGGATGGGGGGTTGAAACTGGTGCCATCGCCTGCAGAATTTAACGGCGAGTTCAGCCAACACCGGTTAAAGCCCGCAGGTCCCATAGCGGTTGAGATATAAAATTcgaaaggtgcaaaaacgtggtttggacaataattagttttttttttaggaGCCCCCGCGAAGGCCCACGACGCCCGACGGCCCGCCGCGACCACTCATTCGAAAGAAGCCgcaattagcttcattttgacGGGTAGTAACGCCATCCTGCTCGAACGCCGCCGGAGATGGAAGGgccgaaagggttaaaaacaggcaaaagtcgAAGCTGCCATAAGGTTAACACGGCCTCAGACAtggaaaactaaaaatctaaaaaccccatcaaaatcaaaaatcaattttgcccaTCCTAAGACCTCCCAGCGAGTTTTAGGCCTGTGCGACCTCCTCAGGGTCAACGGTGACCTTTGAAAGGTacaaaacgcgatttttcgatATTCGCGGCCCCCCGCGGAGTCCCTATCGGCCCCAGCGCccccaaactcgagattcgAGTAGGTGACGAGTGGACAAAGTCAACGGTGTgcagaaaagatttttccgcccAAGAGCGAAAAGTTATTAACCgggcaaaaaaaaatgaaaaacttggCTCTAGAGTTGATGCGGAATTTATCTGCGAgtattttaagacaaaattcGACCTGATCGGATGAAAAACCTGGGAGGAGATAGgtttggcgcgcggcgcggaaggGTTTTTCGCCTCCCATAAGCTTAACATGGGAATTTCGAAATCGGATTTCGggcggaaaaaattattttcggccGCGATTGCTGTGCTATACTCTTCCGCCCGGCGAAAAGTGCctgcaaaccgattttggaggcccataggcgaattacggCGGCGCTTCGAAAATCCGCGATTTGCCGTGCACGCAAATGGACAGGCTGAAAATacgcgcggcgccgccgcggaGCCGCCGCGCATTTAATCTCGAATTTGACCATCGGAAACGCACGACTGAGTGCGCGGGcgtctgaaacaaaattttaaccggTCTAACTCTtcccaaattcattttataggcgattttcggtttttggtgTGCAAAACGCGTGCAAGGTAGGACGATCGTGCGGTGCGGCACCGAGCCgcacagatttatttttgccgaAATTCGAGTATTCGCCGCAGCGTcaaccgcgacccctcattcgaaagtgcCCGCCGAGATCTTTAACCCGCCGCCACCggccgacctttctcagggtcccccgacaTGAAACCCACGAACGGCGCGCCACGGTCTTCGCCGCCCGACGACCGGACCGGCAGAGCGATTTTCGCGCGCGACCCCTCCCCGCGCACCCCCCAACCACCTCGgcgaccttcctcagggtgGCCGCCCAGAAATCTCTCAACGAGCAGGCATTCTCGGCGTTTCCGGCTCCGCCGCCCGGCGGTTGCCGCCCGCGACCCGGTTCGGGGGCGACTCCGAGTAGGCCCCCGCCCCCCGAATCGCCCCCACATCGGAGCTCAAGTGCGAAGCGCTTCTAAGATAAGATAATAACCGTCTCATGACGACGACTGACTGAGCCACTATATGCGTTGACATGGCAACAGAGATAAtgttaaactaaaaattttcctttcaacaGCAGGCAAAAGGAATTATTTCAACAGATGTCAGTAATAGTGATATAGTAAATTCTAATAATATATCGtgtattatatgtatttttctttcgttgtaaaaaatgattttaaagtggattttttagCTGgcgaataattttatgaaaagtgGAATAAAGATGTTGATAAAGTGGCTCAAACAGCTTAACAGGCTGGTCAACCATAGCCACTTTCTCATTTTCGCACCTTTTGCAGCGGCCGTAAGGAAAAATTCTTCTTCGCTTTTATCTCAAATTCTTATCTGCTTGCGTTGATCGAAAAGGCGAGATGCTCTGACGGGAGATGTGGCGCGTGCAGTTGCGTCTATTCATCTTATCtcgatacaattttttatctctcctTTACTTCATTCCATTTGAGAGCTAAAGACAAgcagtaatatttaaaaaaacaaattttttaggtattaattttttaaattttatcttacaaaaacgcacgttgctgATAAATTGTAACGCAGTGGCTTTTGTTGTTGGCACTTTCTATTTTACCACTTGATAGCCCATGTCCGAAAGGTTTACTCTCAAGGGAAgccttaaaaatgctttttgccaCATCCTCCCGTGATGTGGAAGctcagtgttttttttaattgactaCTCATCGTATCGTCGACAACGACCACTCATCGGCCAggtattttttatacttttactTGACATACCCatacgacctttttcagggtagccTGACATAATATCCTTTCgtggttgatttttaatgcgtTATTTTCATCGatttcgagcacatttgcCAATACTCTTCGACGCTTTTCCACCCTCGCCTGACaacaaccttcctcaggtcacgccACCTGAAACCTGCTTTCTGGTGGTTTTGACCCGCTGACCATTTTGACACGTGTTTGAGCGATCAAAACACTAAAGGTTgaaattcgttttaatttcgtGATAATTCAACGAGTTATATTGATGGATTTCAGGTCAAGAAATCTCAAACGGATCGTCTgacaaaatttcagttttaaattaccgAGAATTTCTATTCTGTCAATTGCATGCACAATTAGTCCTGTCAAAATGACATTTATCAATAAGGCTCCAAAGTACTTTTCTCCGGACATCTGCCTtgataattcttttttttctctctgaagAAAAAGGCTAGTTTTTCTCCGGTTCATCTCAAGGTGGCGTGATTTCTGTTTAAAAGattataattcaattgaaaaagtCAGGCAGACCAGCTCGTTGATAAGCCTGCGTCGTCGGcaagagagataaaaaaatcattaatttcttGTCTGCTTCTCTTGCAAGCAGTGCTAAAAAGAGAACTTGATTAGGCCGTGCACGGTGCAGAGTCTGCCGACGCGATGTCGGACATCCTGGATAAGTGGGATATATTTCAGGAGCTCAGCGACGAACTGAAGCAGAATATCAGGCTTGCGGTCGTATTGGgtaagcttttaattttattgctttacaTATAGTATGAAATGGCCTTATATAATGCgaaattgagatttatttatgttgAATTGCTGCTGTATTAATTCCTCTgtattatttagtttaaaattgctcGCTGCTCAATTCTAGGCTTTTAATTCAAGTTTGAGCTTTTAAATCCCTCAGTTTCAACAAACATCTCCTCGTCATCTGcgttatttataatatttaaagatgGTAGCGCAATTTACGTGACGAAAGATGACGAAGTTTATGGCTTTGGGAAAAACAAAGAAGGATTCCTTGGTACTGGCGACATGAAACCACGCTTAATGctcacaaaaattgaacaattatgcggaaaaaatattcaaggtaAAGATATAAAGGACAATATATTTGATCCGCGACTCgcaaataaaacgttttatgtTTTTCTTCAGATTTGCAATTCACATACTTCACATTTTTTGCGATTTCTGCTACCGGCTCAGTTTATGCCTGGGGAAAAAATGATTGTGGTCAGCTTGGACTGGGTACGAAACCACAAATATTGATCCCAACCAAAATAGAAGGAATTTTGGCAACAAAAAGAGTTGTGCAAGTGGCCTGCAGCTCTAACCATACTCTGGCTTTAACCTCGGATAAAGAggtttcaatcaaataaatgtcattcgaattaatttaaaatttccaaataccACAAACTAAAGGTCTTTTCCTTTGGTTGGAATAAGTACGGACAGTTGGGACTGGGACACAAAGATTGCCAAACTCTTCCAATAAAATTGAGCTTTCCTACGGCTAAGAGAGTTGTGACAGCCATCGCTTGTCTACTTGCCTCATCTCTAGCACTCCTAGACTCAGGAGaggtgaaaattatatttatttcgggtattatttcttatttttcagcagcaacatttttatttaaagtggatgttATTATATATGgacaaaaagaaatttaattcctaaCGTATCATTCACTTTAAAGTTATTTGCTTGGGGAAAAAATGAACATGGCATTCTGGGACATAGTGCAGAAGACAAGGTACAAAACTTTCCCCGCAAAGTGCCTGGCTTGGAAGGCATCACAATTACAAGAATTGTTTGTGGATATAAACATGCCCTGGCCTTGTCCAACGATGGAAAAGTCTACTCTTGGGGAGGGAACGGATCAGGCCAGCTTGGAAATGGAACCGATGATACAAGTTCACACCAACCAACTATGATAACAGGAAATTATGGCAGGTAACATAAAAAAGGGACAAGCATCAATGCCGATGtagattgaaatatttatatgacaaaaattgggaaataaatcaacatttattttgttttgggaCAGGATAAGAGACATAGCTGCTCATTACAATTGCCAAACGAGTGCTGCCGTCACAGTAGCAGATGAAGTATTCGCTTGGGGTGACTACAATGGTGGGAGTTCgtgttacaaataattaaataataaccaTCACGGTGAATTCTAATTTAAGGCAAAGAAAACTTCATTCCGACAATAACCTCATTCACATCTCTGGATGAAGTTTTTGCGAATATTCCAGATGACGTCGTAACATTCCGACCGTTGCGTATAAACTTTGATGATGAACTGATAGAAGAAATGAACACTACAAACGAATTGCCGGAATGGCTCAAAAAATCGTTTGGTGACGTGGTAAGGATTATTACACATTTATTTGCTATAAATTTATAGCACGATTAATCGTGATGGATAGGAATCTGCTGACGTTGTTTTCGTAGTCGAGGGAAAGAAAATCCACGCgcacaaatatattttgataatgcGTTGCGCCGTCTTCAGGACCATGTTCCTGGGCAATTGGAAAGAGAGCAACGAAaggtaatattttaacttgcGAATTAACCAAAACTTATGCTTAAATAGTGAGCAAATCATCGATCATCACAGCTACGATACGTTTTTCGCCTTTTTGAAATACTTCTACACCAACGAGGTTGATTTGCAGCCAGACATGGCTCTaggtaaataaattgaattgttgtGGTGTTTCTGAAAAgattatatgaaaataaagagCTTTTCGCCTTGGCCCACTTCTATCAAATGACTGATCTGCAAAAGGAGTGCTTGAAAATCATCAAAAGAGGCGTGACCGTGGATAACGCCGCTTCGGTTTACGATAAAGCGATTCTTCTTGCTTCCGAGGTGCCTatagttattttattaaataagagTCTGAactgaacattttttactttttaggaACTCAAGGAGTTCGTTTTGAAGTTCTGCATGGCGAATCTGACCGCGGTCGTGAACAGTGATGGCTTCAAGCTCTTGAAGGATGATGTCGTGAGAGATTTGTTCCTTCATGCTGCGCAGCAAGGagcgtttaaaaaatgaatagtaTGCGATATTTCCTCTGCTGAAAGATGCAGATTGtagaagttttattttttttaaatttgttttttatccgataaatattaattttgatgggTGTTATCTCTTTAAACCGCGTGGCTTTTTGCCCTaatcttgttatttttttgacTGCGCCACCGTGATAGTTGAAACTTCACAAAAATCACCACCTTAATTTTTACGATCGTTCCACTCGTCATCTTAAATTGTGTAATTACGAGAGAAATTATTGCTTATCATGttctatattaaaattaaataaatatccttATAACCAATCATTCTGGTCTACTGTAATTCCAATTATATCCCTTTTCTGATCATCGCTTTGTGCTGACCGTGCTGACTTTGGACGAAAGAGTGTTTTTCGTCAAATCGAATGCTGTCGTGCTTATCTGACATGGTGCGGTCCTGTTTGATGATTTGATTAAATGGTCTTCTCCTCTTAGAAGTATTTTTTACTACACAGGCGTCGCTCTTGATAAGCCTAACGCAGTTTAAAGATGGTTTTGCGCTCCTTATCGCATATCTGGACTTGCATAATTCCCTTCAGAGCTCTTAATTTGGTGCAATATCGGAATGCTTGGAAAAGTAGGTAAGACATATCCTTGATTGTCGAGAAGGCGCGAttctttccaaataaaatgtgaaatttaaagttgcggttctgaaaaaatattaaaaatttaattttcttaattgcgtttaataaattggaGTGGCGTTATTGCTTTCGAGGCAGAAAAGGTTGAAAAGCTGCAGTCCCGTCGATGAAGATAAGATAATAACCGTCGCATGACGACGACTTGTTCTGGCTGAACCACTACGTTGCCATGGCAACAGAGATAAtgttaaactaaaaattatcctTTCAACAGCAGGCAAGAGGAATTGTTTCAATAGAAATGTCAATGTATAgtaaattctaataaaatatcgtgtattatgtatttttcttttgttgtaaaaaatgattttaaagtgTGGATTTATTAGCTGgccaataattttatgaaaagtgGAATAAAGATGTTGATAAAGTGGCTCAAACAGCTTAACAGGCTGGTCAACCATAGCCACTTTCTCATTTTCGCACCTTTTGCAGCGGCCGTAAGGAAAAATTCTTCTTCGCTTTTATCTCAAATTCTTATCTGCTTGCGTTGATCGAAAAGGCGAGATGCGCTGACGGGAGATGTGGCGCGTGCAGTTGCGTCCATTCGTCTTATTATCGCGgcccaattttttatctctcctTTACTTCATTCCATTTGAGTGCTAAAGAcaaacagtaatttttaaaacatcaattttttaaattaagcttGCAAAAACGCCCGTCATTGATAAATTGTATCGTAGTTTCAGTTTCAAGTCCGTATAGGTGGCAGAGATAAatacaatcattttttttatttattaagaacGTCTCGACACGAACGCGGGGGTTAAAATTAAGGGGTGCACCTTTACTTTTGGGGCTTTTGGtgttagaatttttcattctaacACTTGATAGTTcttttacaacattttttcccGAGATTTAAGAGTCgaactttgcaaaaaatgatGTTTGCATTTCTCCCGTAatgcgtttttattattattaaaattcgaccGCTTATCGTATcgtcgaccgcgacccctcatctGATAGTTCTTTTTTTAGACTTTTATTAcccaaacgacctttttcagggtagccCGACCTGATATCCTGTCCGCGGCCGGTTTTGAATGCGTTATTTTCATCGATTTCAAGCACATTTGCCGAAATAACTCCTCGACGCTTTACACCCTTGCCTATCAACGACCTTCCTCAGCTCGTGCCACCTCAAACCTGCTTTCTGGTGCTTTTGACGTCACCATCCCATGTACCCCGATACTACCTTTTGACTACTTTTGACGAATTTTCCAACGACACTTTGCTTGGGTGGCGAAAACGCTAAAAGGTCgaagttcattttaattttgtgataattCAACGGGTTGATGGATTTCAAGTCACGACATCTCAAATGAATCGCCTGacgaaattttagttttaaaatatcaagaatTTCAATTCTGTCAATTTCATGCACAATTATAGTCTTGTAAAAATGACATTTATCAATAAGGTCCCCAAGTGCTTTTCTCCGGACATCTGCCCTgacaattcttttttttctctataGAAGAAGACTTGTTTTCCTCCCAATTATCAAAGAGGCGCGTTTTCTGATaataattagattaaaatcCAATTGAGACGGTCAGGCAGACCAGCTCTCGTTGATAAGCCTGCGTCGTCGCCGCAAGAGAGATAAAATCCCAAATATTATTGCTTCCCTTCTCGCCTACTTCTCTTGCAAGCAGTGCTGAGGAGAACTCTCGGTGCGGACTTGCGGAGTCAGCTGCTGCCGCCATGTCGGACGACAGCTTGGATGAGTGGGAAATATTTCAGGAGCTGAGCGACGAACTGAAGAGGAATATCAGGCTCGCGGTCGTATATAgtaagcttttaaatttattgttttacaaaTCTTTCACCGTAGCCTTTTCTCGTAAGGATATattgatgtttttaatttgaattgatggTGCTATTCATTGTTATTTAGTATCCATTAAATTACAggcttatttt
It encodes:
- the LOC135936306 gene encoding RCC1 and BTB domain-containing protein 1-like, which gives rise to MITGNYGRIRDIAAHYNCQTSAAVTVADEVFAWGDYNGKENFIPTITSFTSLDEVFANIPDDVVTFRPLRINFDDELIEEMNTTNELPEWLKKSFGDVESADVVFVVEGKKIHAHKYILIMRCAVFRTMFLGNWKESNESEQIIDHHSYDTFFAFLKYFYTNEVDLQPDMALELFALAHFYQMTDLQKECLKIIKRGVTVDNAASVYDKAILLASEELKEFVLKFCMANLTAVVNSDGFKLLKDDVVRDLFLHAAQQGAFKK